A window of Castanea sativa cultivar Marrone di Chiusa Pesio chromosome 1, ASM4071231v1 contains these coding sequences:
- the LOC142644221 gene encoding putative indole-3-pyruvate monooxygenase YUCCA10: protein METKVLIVGAGPSGLATSACLTRHSIPHLILEREDCYASLWKKRTYDRLGLHLAKEFCFLPHKPLPPNAPTFMPKDFFLKYVDDYVSQFNINPLYHRTVESASLVEAGRKWRIEAKNTLEGNVEVYHAEFLVVASGENNEGYIPDIKGLSSFPGEIVHSNHFKSGSRYKSKDVLVIGCGNSGMEIAYDLKDHGARTSIVIRSPFHVLTKELVHRGMSLLNYLPVYMVDTLITMLARLKYGDLTKYGIYRPSRGPFAHKNVTGRSPVIDVGTIGKIQNGEIEVVPDILNIERNNVKFKNGTEKNFDAIVLATGYKSAANKWLKDYKYALNDDGMPKNRMPNHWRGEKGLYCAGLSRRGLFGVSMDAEAIVNDINKVITSQK, encoded by the exons ATGGAAACAAAAGTATTGATTGTAGGAGCCGGGCCTTCTGGTCTTGCAACTTCAGCATGCTTAACTCGCCACTCCATCCCGCATTTGATCCTTGAAAGAGAAGATTGTTATGCTTCTCTTTGGAAGAAAAGAACCTATGATCGATTAGGTCTCCATTTAGCAAAAGAATTTTGTTTCTTGCCACATAAGCCTCTCCCTCCTAATGCACCTACCTTCATGCCCAaagatttttttcttaaatatgtgGATGATTATGTCTCACAATTTAATATAAACCCTCTCTACCATCGTACTGTCGAATCGGCTTCTTTGGTTGAAGCTGGAAGGAAATGGAGAATTGAAGCTAAGAACACATTAGAAGGAAATGTGGAAGTTTACCATGCTGAGTTCTTAGTGGTTGCTAGTGGTGAGAATAATGAGGGTTATATTCCTGATATTAAAGGGTTGTCAAGTTTTCCAGGTGAGATTGTCCATTCCAACCATTTCAAATCAGGTTCAAGATATAAATCTAAGGATGTTTTGGTAATTGGATGTGGTAATTCTGGAATGGAGATTGCCTATGACCTTAAAGACCACGGAGCTCGCACTTCAATTGTTATTAGAAGTCCG TTTCATGTGCTGACCAAAGAATTGGTGCATCGGGGAATGTCTTTGTTGAATTATCTCCCAGTTTACATGGTGGATACTCTCATCACAATGCTTGCAAGACTCAAATATGGTGATTTGACTAAGTATGGGATTTATAGGCCATCGAGAGGTCCATTTGCTCATAAAAATGTAACAGGAAGATCTCCGGTTATCGATGTTGGAACCATAGGAAAGATTCAAAATGGAGAGATAGAG GTTGTCCCGGATATTTTGAACATTGAAAGGAATAATGTGAAGTTCAAAAATGGCACAGAAAAGAATTTCGATGCCATTGTTTTGGCCACTGGCTATAAAAGCGCAGCTAATAAATGGCTaaag GACTATAAGTATGCTCTTAATGATGATGGAATGCCAAAGAATAGAATGCCAAACCATTGGAGAGGAGAGAAGGGCCTATACTGTGCTGGATTGTCAAGGAGAGGACTCTTTGGAGTATCAATGGATGCCGAGGCCATAGTCAATGACATCAACAAGGTTATAACTAGCCAAAAATAA